The DNA sequence ATTCTGGAATTTAATTGCAAAAATCTACGTTTGCATTCAGTTTACATTGCTTCAATCAGCTGTATTATTTCTCAGATCATGGCACTGGTCAGGTTGCTGAGCGATCGAACGCTGTTGGTGTGAAGGCTCTTCCTCCGAACGCTCCTCAGATAGTTTCTATACAAGATCACGCTGATCACACGGTCCTGaaactgctttgacacaatgtagaAGAGAATGATGTCCAGCACTGTGCTCGCATTCATCAGGAAGGTGGTGAAGGCCCCCCAGGTGTTGTAACCACTCTCACTGCTGGCCAACAGCATGGAAACAAAACAGATGTGGTAAGGCACAAAACACACCAGAAGCTGAACGATCAGTGTGATGATGATCCGGATGGACTTCTGCTTGACTTTGGGCTTCAGTTTGGACGTGCGTCCATGGATAAGGTTGTCTACGATGACCAAATAACAGCCCACCATAATGCACACCGGcaccaagaagaagaagacaataCGTGCGAAGTGGACAGGATTGTCACGGCGCAAGTAGATGATGTCGTGCATCTTGATGCAAGTGGTATAGTTTGTGTTGCGGTCAGGGTCTTCTTCCAGGAGAACAAGCGGAGCTGTGCTGCCCAGGGTCATGATCCAGACTCCCGCACAGGACAGCAAGGCTTTACGGACGCTTTTTAGTTCTCGGGTGTGTCGCGGCTGCACTATGGCCACATAACGATCTGTGCTAATGAGTGCGAAGAGCCACAAGGCCAGGCAGGGATAGAGCACCGTCAGTGCCGCATTAATCCTGCAGAACACGTCTCCAAAGGGCCAGTAGTCTTGACTGTAGTAGACCATTCGAAAAGGCAGCAGTAAGATAAATACCAAGTCCACTAAAGCGACATTGATCATGTAAATAGTGATGGAGTTCCGTCTTTTAGTGGTCAAGGCAAAGACCCAGAGGGCGGTCAGGTTGACCACTGTGCCAATGACGAAGATAATGATGTAAAACACTATGCTAGCAATCCGGTACACATAGGGGACGTGGCCCTCGTTGATGACAGGCGAAGTGTTATGGTCCATGATGGTTTGCCTGATTTGACCATAAGAGAAAGAGAAACCAATTTAAAACAGTAGTTTATCAATTCAAACTAAGCCTGTTGCAGCATATTGAAAACGGTTATAGACCTTAATCAGAGTagcattatatttcatttttgatgGGAATTAAAATGAGGATCTACAGTAAAAGACCAGtaatcctcaaatctggcttgcaagatccactttcctgcagagtttagctccaaccctaatcatacaaacctacctgtgattttctaataattctgaagacactgattagcaaactcaggtTTGGTGGATTAGGGTTAGAGTTAAACtatgcaggaaagtggatctcgcgagccagatttgaggatcactgtaaTAGACATACAGCTTGTTCACTGGATTGTGCCGATTGTTCATCCTTTCAAAGTAGACAAAATAGTAGTTTTGAAATTTGAAAGGTCTAGGAACTTTATACATTGTGTGCCACTGTAAAGACTGACACCTCATTTTCATCCATGTAAAATCAATATGGCCTCTACTCTGAGTAATGTCTATTGAAAATTTACACACTTTACAGATgcaattttatttctaataaCTCTTGTACTTTCTGTAGTCTCTTGCAAGTGTGATGcaagtttgttgttgttgttttttacttacACTTAATAGAATAGTAACAGAACATAAATATGTCTTTCTTTTGTCTGAGCAAAAAAGAGTCTTAAAACTATAtgaggtaagtaaatgatgacagaattgtaattttgggtgaaccaaccttTTATGACAtgacactttttacattttagtaaaaaatgtTAAGACACCAAAATGGTTTTCAAAAAAGTGAAAGACAACCACCCTCAGATATGAGTGTTaaggtaaaaaaagaagaagaacaagaagaaaCTAACAAAATATTGAATATCAGTCAGTATACCAATACATCATAAAAAGAAGAATGCTACTTTCACTACAGttctttgttatttattgttttgacTTGTCATTGTCAAAAATCCGTGCagaattaatttatattcatCAACAGTCATCCTACACCTTAAAAAATCACTCTACATACGTTTTTGAATATATAATGTTAATGAATGGTCTACTTACTATAGAAACCACATTTGATCTACAACATTGTCTTCTGATAACGTTGGCTGTTCGTAAGACCTATGGGTTTTCAATGGCCACATTTTGTTCAAGATTACAAAGTAAAAAATTGAAAGGTACAAACCTCAGAGATCCATGTTGTTGGCATCGTATTTGTTCTGAGGGCTGTACGGTTGATGACTATAATGTGCCCTTGCTGCCGAGCTTCGATCTAACAGAGGAAGTTATGCCTTTGTCTTTATTTAGATTAGAAtttttcttttggtttctgtGAAGCCCCTTCACTTCCTGTAATGCATGTACTAGTGGAGAATATATCTCAATAGCAAACTCTATGACATATGCACTTTGAGAGCAGTGGAAAAGTAAAAATGTGACAGGTTTGGGTGCTGGTTTATTGATTGGGAAAATAGGGTTTGTCACACAGCATTAGCTCTCTTGGGAACAGCTCACAGCAGGTGGCAACAGAAGGCATCTGGTGTTGAAGAGTTTTAATTAAACACAGGATGCTGAGGTTGGTGGTGTGCAAACAGGAAATGAGATCTTTGTAATGAACAGGGCAAAAAGAAAAAGCTAACCTGATCAACCACGTTTAGACACAACAATCTGTGGTCAACTTAATATCTGAAAACTAAGACTACCTATGATTGTTGTCTAtgccacatctctctctctctctctctctctctctctctctctctctctctctctctctctctctccatgtgcTCATAGTTTTATGTACGTttaaattctgtcaccatttgcTTACATTTATGTCATTCTaatccaaacctgtattactttctgtcctctgaggaacacaaaatatcatattttgtcATGATATCTTTGGAATATCTTTGgaatgtgaataaaagatgatttgggggtgaactatccctttaattaatgCTGTTGTTGTTCTGTGACTTACTGTGGTAGCAAAACCCACACGAGTGGAGTGTTCCAGCAGCCACAGTTCGGCCCGGAAGAAAGAAGGTACTTTAAAAACATCAACACTAAAAACCTGTAATATATGAAGTACATTCATATTCTCCATTATTGTGTTCCATTGTGAACTGTTACCTCTAATAGTCGTGCCAGTGTGACACGACGCCTACACTGTACATCGACTGATTCATTCACCCTCTTTTAACCTTGTCAGACATTTCCTCTCTTCAACACTCGCCCACATCAGGAAGTCactataatttttaatttacccATATGTGGATTACTGACACACAAACATCATTCTCTTACAGATCTGTAGTAGAGACCTGgggattttttgtttttggtgaGATTCTTGTAAAAGTATAGAGAAATGAACTGTAAAATGAGGAACATCTGCTTGGTCTCTGGGTGCAcgcagtctttttttttcagttcctcCATATTAGAAAAAGGGGAAGGAAGGGTGGTCCTATAAACAaccataatttaaataatataaaaatgttttatattgcaAATAttctcttattttttattaagttccATTATTAGTTTACTTGTATCACTTAGAGCTTGGGCAATACAAATTAATCTATATTGTCTTGGCAATGCAAATTAGACTCCCAGCATGCCTTACTTTTCCTCCAAATCATTAATGAATGCCATACATAGTAGGCCTATTATAGAATCTATGAGAAGTGAATATCATAGTTCTAGAGAAGGGACACCAAAATAATGACTTCATCTCACTGTTTTTATAGACTTGTATGGAAATATGAGATAGAGGCGACAGAGACAGACTTGAGTCTAAAACTAAGACACTGTGATACATATGAACATAATGAAGTTATTTTTTTCATGGGTTTGTACGTTCCTGTAATATTAGGAGATAAAAAATGGTAAACAGGTCATATACATATAGTCTGCCTCAGTGTagatgacataaaataaaatcagtgttGGGCAtgttactgtaattaaattagGATATTTATCcactgtaaaaataaagtatGGGATTACTGCTCATTTTAAGGttatttaattacagttacttataaaGTATTCGCATTACATGCAGTAAATAATTTCAACAGTTCTAAAATCAGTAttgaatttgaaatctaaatttacTATCTAAAGAGGAAACTAAATGCAGCGTCTTTAACCCTAGCGTTCACTTTCAGTTTTTCCTGATTCACAGAAAAACCTTAAATACGACTAAAATCAATCGAATCTAAAAGGGGACTACTTTTATTTGTGAACACTGACAATAACTACAAAACATTGTGTTcgcaaaataaacaaatcaaaggGTGCACTTTCTGCCATCTAGGTCTCCCTCAGTAACTTTCTACACGTCACAAACTCAGCGAATATTTGACACAGAGACATGAGGAATATGTCTATAGAAAGCTTGTGTCTACATTACAATTCAaatcgaaaacaaatattctctgattatgtaatccatatgaaactgAAGTGAGGCACAGTCTTTCCTGCATCTGAAAGCTTGAAGtgtctaattttaaatgaatgaattaaaatgattatctgattatgtaatccgttTGAAACTACAGCGAGGTAGCCTACAGTCTTTCCTGCATCTGAAAGCTTGAAGAGTCTAtacttttaacctgttaaatgtcatgtTGACATATATCATTGGAAAGCCTAAAGACTGTAGTTTTGATGTTTggtcacaatttttttaaatattttacagagcaactgttatttattaatatgcaaGAAGAGTACTCAGAGTCAGAGAACGCGTTCAGACCTTTACTTTGAAATAGTGATGCATAGTTGAAATAATGATATCGAAAAAACAATGGATTATCTTTTTTTGATGCATTGTGAACTATAACGTCCAAGGTTCTCatagcatttattttatgtgtttgttgaGGTTGAATTGAAATCAAATACTGCCATACTGACCCTTAATACTGGAAAAAACTTTTTTCAGGTCACTCAAACCATTTATGGAAACGAAGTCACCCATAAACGGTTACTTATGGGGTTTAATGGTCATCTAGTGGAAAAGCTTGGTACTGCGCCCAAACAAAATCTCACTGAAAGCTCTTTTTGGAGAACAAACTCAAATTCggaacaaaactttttttggttttgattttctagcagttttaaagtaaaacatgttttgttaaatatatattttgtataatatatcaataatataataatatattataatatattctatttaaaattgtctgttatataatttattaatttattctgttataaacttttttgttatataatctTTATAACTTTTAGAACTTACTTCTACAAAAATCTGCCAAGTGTctgctttaaaaagagaccaacgttaaagggggggtgaaatgctatttcatgcatactgagttttttacactgttaaagagttggattcccatgctaaacatggacaaagtttcaaaaattaagttgtacgtttgaaagagtatttttggaacaaataactccttccggtttgtcacaagtttcggaaagttttttttcgagtatggctctgtgtgacgttagatggagcggaatttccttatatgggtcctgaggcacttctgccggaagagcgcgcgctcccgtagagcagagcactgagagcagagacgttcactgatcagagcgagagcgtcgtgaaatgtcacaaaagaagtgtgtttttggttgccaggtcaagaaaaccctgcacagattaccaaaaaaaaaaaaaaaaaaaaaaacagcattaagggaccagtggatggagtttatttttacagagcatcaacggagttgtgcaagtgtttttgtttgttccctgcgtttcgaagatgcttgttttacaaacaaggcccagtttgacgctggatttgcacattgtttatttcttaaggataatgcagtcccaacgaaaaagggtcacgatcgtgggTTGGAACCGAATGCGATGagtaaaactgtttcaaatatttctgtgttgttaacttagctatcggcgcgtaagcacatcaagtaaacaacatgcgatgttgtcatcaaactgcactttccacatgtacagcttaaaaaaaaaaaaaaaaaagagacgacatgaagtggaacttagtcattttccaaaaccgctaagcaaatatatacagtttcagtacataccacatagagacatcgttgctgctgctgctcttgttcagtttcaggctctggatctgattctggatcataaataaacggctgaatctgactgttagccatggtttgttttggatgtgtttttcctcacggtaatgtcacagcttccaaacgctctcaacgcaaaagcttactcgcgctcgtgattctttagctctgcccacacgtcacgcctccaggcgctcgtgtttttccgggaaaaatcggtacagactatctttctcttataaatataataaaactaaagactttttggagttatgaaggatgcagaactactctataggtactcaagatttaccccccccccccatttaagtCTGTGGACCAAAGCATTGAAAATTTATAACAGTTTAAGTTGGACATGTCACTTTCACGTCTATGCTCAAAAAGTGGAACCAACAGTttgaatgaatttaaataaaaaaaatgtgtatatatatatatatatatatatatatatatatatatatatatatatatatatatatatacatatatatatatatatatatatatatatatatatatatatatatatatatatatataatctgattatgtaaattTTAACTAAAGATAGGTACAGTCTTTCCCGTATCTGGGCTCATCAGTCACCTTTGCGCAAACACCCTatctaaaaattataaaataaaataaaacagtaatcatTTAGACAAGATTTgtctaattttcatattttttcaagtCCTGCTATGAGCTATGAGTACCTCAGAAGAACAGCGTGATTAAATTAatgactaaaagttgacaaaaatgcaatgacttttcgtcgactaaaactagactaaaactatgaaagatTCGAATGACTAATGTGACTAAGAGTATTAAGCATTTTCGTCTCAaaactaagactaagactaaatcaaaaatgcctgccaaaattaacactgttaCTGAGTAATTAAGTTACTTTTCAGACAAAGTTAGtagtaaagtaatttaaatacaatattgatgATGTTAGTAACAGTtaggcacgtgcacacatagacatcaaagggggcttgagcacctgcactttttattcctggagagaaagtgcccttttttcttttttttttttttttttttctttttttttaaataatatatattcctgtttgcgcacagcttccctgtcaaacaaatatatttattgaagaatagtatatctaaatatcaggtcaggagttctgaagcgctcattgagctgatgatacttcgcatgtgtgattcagtgtgaagcagactgactcacagctcgcCTGAaacgaactggttcttttggtgattgattctgaactgattctgtgcttatgttataagcgcgggtaaactgaaggcttgaattaagggcagtcatcgctaatgacattacattgagcgcaaaagaaccggtgaaccgttttttttttttcaactggtttatttgatcgaattgtccgaaagaaccagttcacttgagcacctgctcctttgccccaaaagtgcccttttgtcaaagcaaaatttcctcgaattttttttgcaataacatATCCTTTTGtcaacgcccaatcataatattattacaatttattaataagaatttagtcgtaaataaaatgaccaatatgttgacctttcacctgaccggGAAAATTCCTCAGGCCACACGCGCATTTTTAATTGCTCAAAGATATTTTCAgaaccgtggcagctggtaagtggtgtttcattctcagcgaagtgattttgatgtttatatacttattattattttacgagaacgatgtgatgtgagaacatgcagataagttgtttatattgctgtgtgtagcctgtagtgtagaagtaacactagcgtgctgtttgagggagaaaagtttcacagacacagacatcgaggggtctggtcttttttatgttatttgactaaacttttattatattacagtacttatttattttttaacacgttgagtgccttaaaaataattatcacaacactggttagGCTTATTCAggttttctcattctctgaattatcatatcaaaaataaaaacatttcaggaattaattatataattatattttaaatgtgacgcaaatatatattttttctacaatagcaacagtgctttcaacagcaagaccactttagcctgtaaactcaataatatatctctggaaataaatgtaaaaatatcagtgtcaataaaaaatgcataatatacctgacatcaaagtgcagtgtgaaggagatgaataacaaatgtagcctgtcatttgtttacattgcaaaggtgttcaattttagacaataacaacaacaacagtaataataatattaatcactatattccaatggatcagtttttttatgttttgtatcaatatttaaggtggacttcgtagtagtgatggttaaaataatagattaatgctgaaacagagaagaaaaagccatcaggttgggacaatttaagacatttcagttttctAATCtcagagctattattattttaaacttaaaattgtcttctctattgtttctttgcatcaaagcatttactgctgtatcaatacataaccatccatatcgatacgtgAATCCGCAagaaatgcatcacaatatattgctgtattgatattttgaacagcgccatttaaagccttgttccatgtgccccttttatactttgagcacctgcccctacaaaggtctctgcacggccctggtaatagtaatgaattactttttgtaagtaacttacccaacactgaataaaatagcatttgtgtGGACActtaatataacttaatataacttcctaaaatgaaaataataatactgtaggGTTCAAAAAGGAAAATGGTATTACCGTGACATTAAAGATTTTATGTGTATTATCTTTAGTGGCTTATTATCTTATTATCCTATAACCACAAGCtagctgaaacaaaacaaaacagaacaaaaaaaatttaattgttatttCACAATTTGTAGCTTTGGCTATATGATGTGAAAGGTATTATATAATCTAAATGTTCAGAAACATCAACAAGGAGGATTGTAGGTTTTATATTAATCAGTCACCATAGCTTTATTGAGATGTAAATGCTAcagttgtttgttgtttgtcaGGCGGCGCTTGCAGTGAAGAGTTAGTTGttgtcacttttttttactgttccatACAGTGAATCTCAAAGCCTACAGTTTAAAAGGTTACAGCCTGTGtctcttttcttttaaaatggaACAGTTCAAGGAGGTATGAAGCAACACAGAAACCTCCTTCCATTTTTCCAAACCACATCTCCCCCCATGCATCCTCTGTTCTGCTTCGCTTGGGTCTTGGTCAAGGCACATCGTATTGCTCTTGACCTTTTTCCTGTTTTTGTCTGCAGTGTTCTTTTTAGAAGATGAACTATTTGGACAGTTTTCATAGTAATTATTTTCATGCAATTCAGAAACTAGGTATTTTAAATAATCTAACTCACCACAATGAGTTTGCAGTAAACCTTttacatacttttaaaaataaatgttaatttagtttataataataagcAAATTTATTTCTAAGCTAAATTAGCACACctgttttttcattattaattgaTGAAACACTAAAATGTCAATATAAGCAAGCACAAAGTTTCCCATGTAAAGGGGAAGAAGTGACATATGTTGTACTATTCATAATCTTCACTTTTGGCTTTGTGGCTCCCTCTTCTGGATATGTTTTTGAAATTGCAATGAATTCAAAATTTGCCTGATTTTGGTcaaaactaaaatacaattttgGACCAATCATTGTGAATTTTATGAACggatggaaatatatatatatatatatatatatatatatatatatatatatatatatatatatatatatatatatatagacataggCTTATGCAACTGACCCCAGGTTGAGTATCTACTGTAGGACCCACAAACTAATCTGTGCTGTATTGGAAGTagaatgttttttacatttaaaagaggTCAAGCAGccaaagaaagaaaacacacacacacacacgcacataaaaatgttacattttatttcatttcaaggtACATTTTGTAACTCTTCCATTATCTAGTATGTTCTTAGCTTGATTGTTGCAATGGATAACACATAAATCCGGtcactttatttagtttttgcttttattatttacaaataaaacaaaaagtgtcCATGTCAACATACATTTGGTCAAAATTAAATAACATCAAATGAGAAATGATCGATTTAAGGCTTGTTGTGTGCTGTGGAAGCTCATCTAGACGATTTAAATGGATGATGACACCGTTGATTGTCAGCATGATTGTTAAGTTTATCATCCTGAGACACTACTATGATGCATAAGGAGCCATTGAGAAAAAAGAGTGACTCTTTCCAGTAAGGCAGCTCGCTACATATTCTTAAGGGGGTTTTGGGCATGATCTTGCTCACGCATTATAATGCCACTTGCTTGTGCTATACTCTTTGACGGCAGGTAAAAATAGCAGACCCTTAACATACTGTACCTATAAAGGGAGCGACTTCAGTTAAGACAAAAAGAGTCATTTAATGACTCACTGGTCACATCCCAGTGTTGTATTGATTAAGGATCAAAAGGGTCAATAAAGACTCAAGTAATTTAATCTTTTCTTGTCAATGGAATCAGAAGATTTCAGTCATTGGCTACATTGAAATCACCACAAGCATCATTTCTTGATTCTAGACCGCTGTAACACATCATGTCACTGCAtgtaaatatttgtcattttggctattaattattgttttttttattataaagatCAATTATAAAAACCGAAGAACACATTCTAGCAATCAAATGAACAACAGTATGTAAGACAAATGTGCAATAATCTTTAAACAGCATAACAAAATATAAACCACCATTTGAACCAATGGCttgaaacactgtaaaataatccaGAGGTGAGAAATTTGGAAAATCTCAAATAGTCAGTGAACTTCGGTTCTTGATTATGGGTCAAAACCATTGCTGTTGCTCAACAGCACGCTGCTTCTCTCTTTCTGATTGCTTCTGGAGCTCTTTTGGATTTTGTCATTCCCAAACACGTCTTTGGAGGAGCCTTCAGGCGAGGTCCTGACCACACTCGAGAGGGATATGCTGACTTGCTTCCTGAGCAGTCTGAGAACCTTTTTCTTGTATCCCTTGCAAGCAAAGAAGTAGATGAAGGGATCCAGGCATGAGTTGAGGTTCATAAGGCAGACGGTGATGTGAAGGGAGATCTGAAAGTCATGCAGTTCTGAACAGTCTGGCTTGTACAGCAGCTTTCTGATCATGTACTGCAAGAGGTCGACGTGATATGGGGTGTAGCACACCACAAATACGAGAATGACGGCGCAAATCACGCCAATGGCTTTACGACTACGACCCGACTTCTCTGTCAGTTTATTAGACTTGGCCAGGAGGCGGAGCTTGGAGCACAGTGCTGAATAACACATCAGGATGGTGATCACAGGGATGCCGAAGCCAATCAACACGGCTCCAATGAGAATGACAGGCAGGTGGTCAGTCTTCTCGAAGTTGGGATACTCCATACATGTTATATGACCACTTTGCTCCTCGTTCGTCATGGGCATTGACAGCAAAGGCAGGGTCTGCATCAACACAACCACCCATACGGCAGCACAGATGTACCGCACCTTCTGAACCTTTCGGAATCGGGAAAAGCGCAGCGGCAGCACCACTGCAATGAAGCGGTCCACACTCAAACAAGTCATGAAGTTGACGCTGGCATACATGTTGATGTAGAACAGCAGCGCCACGGCCTTACACAAACCCTCCCCCATTGGCCAGTGGAACCCCTGGCCATAGTAAACGGCACGCAAGGGCAGAGCAAGTGAAAATAAGATGTCCGACACCACCAGGTTGGCTGAATACAGAGTTGTggagttgattttttttaaattgggccAAATGACATGCAAAGCCAACACATTGCCCAGCAGTCCCACAATGCACATCAGAGAATATACTGCAGGCAGAAAATACTTTGCCCAACCACGATGGTCATACAGGTTGGTACAGGTGTCGGAGTCATTGTTGGTGGCGTTTGTTGCTACTACCATCTCCATGGGGTCAGTTATGAAATCTGGAAAAAGGAAAACAGATACATTACTATAGAACTGAGAAAATCAATCCATGCTTGTACCAGGTTACACTTTGTTGTTTCACTAA is a window from the Carassius gibelio isolate Cgi1373 ecotype wild population from Czech Republic chromosome A9, carGib1.2-hapl.c, whole genome shotgun sequence genome containing:
- the LOC128019912 gene encoding N-arachidonyl glycine receptor-like; translation: MDHNTSPVINEGHVPYVYRIASIVFYIIIFVIGTVVNLTALWVFALTTKRRNSITIYMINVALVDLVFILLLPFRMVYYSQDYWPFGDVFCRINAALTVLYPCLALWLFALISTDRYVAIVQPRHTRELKSVRKALLSCAGVWIMTLGSTAPLVLLEEDPDRNTNYTTCIKMHDIIYLRRDNPVHFARIVFFFLVPVCIMVGCYLVIVDNLIHGRTSKLKPKVKQKSIRIIITLIVQLLVCFVPYHICFVSMLLASSESGYNTWGAFTTFLMNASTVLDIILFYIVSKQFQDRVISVILYRNYLRSVRRKSLHTNSVRSLSNLTSAMI
- the LOC128019906 gene encoding G-protein coupled receptor 183-A, yielding MEMVVATNATNNDSDTCTNLYDHRGWAKYFLPAVYSLMCIVGLLGNVLALHVIWPNLKKINSTTLYSANLVVSDILFSLALPLRAVYYGQGFHWPMGEGLCKAVALLFYINMYASVNFMTCLSVDRFIAVVLPLRFSRFRKVQKVRYICAAVWVVVLMQTLPLLSMPMTNEEQSGHITCMEYPNFEKTDHLPVILIGAVLIGFGIPVITILMCYSALCSKLRLLAKSNKLTEKSGRSRKAIGVICAVILVFVVCYTPYHVDLLQYMIRKLLYKPDCSELHDFQISLHITVCLMNLNSCLDPFIYFFACKGYKKKVLRLLRKQVSISLSSVVRTSPEGSSKDVFGNDKIQKSSRSNQKERSSVLLSNSNGFDP